The genomic stretch TCCCCGCAGCCGCTCTGTGCGGCGGTCTGCTCGTCGTTCTCGCCGATCTGATCGGTCGGATGGCGTTCGCTCCGCTCGACGTTCCAGCCGGAATTTTTACGGCAGCGATCGGCGCTCCGTTCTTTATCTTCCTGCTGTATAAACATCGCAATCGATAGATGGGAGAGATTCACATGGAGGCGTTAGAAACCAAAAACCTATCCTTGTCCTATGGCGAGGCCACGATTATTGACAGCTTGAATCTGTCGATCCCTAAAGGAAAAGTCACCGTCTTCATCGGCAGTAACGGCTGTGGCAAATCGACACTGCTTCGCTCGTTAGCCCGCCTGCTGAAGCCCGTTTCGGGCGCCGTTTTGCTCGACGGTGAAGCGGTGGCCAAACTGCCGACGAAAGAAGTCGCCAAGCGCCTTGCCATCCTGCCGCAGGGTCCGGTCGCACCGGAAGGGTTGACCGTCCTGCAATTGGTGAAGCAAGGTCGATATCCCTACCAAAACTGGCTTCAGCAGTGGTCAGAAGCGGATGAAAAAATGGTGCGCGATGCGCTCCTCGCCACGGGAATGGCTCCCTTTGCAGAAAAAGCGGTCGATTCGCTCTCCGGCGGGCAACGGCAACGGGCCTGGATCGCGATGACGCTCGCGCAAGGCACGAGCACGATCTTGCTCGATGAACCGACGACCTATCTCGACCTGACCCATCAGATCGAGGTGCTCGACATTTTGTTCGATTTGAACCGCACCGAACAGCGCACCATCGTCATGGTGCTGCACGATCTCAATCTTGCTTGTCGCTATGCCGATCATATCGTCGCCTTGTCCAATCAAAAAGTGTACGCACAGGGCAAGCCTGAAGAGATCATCACGACCGATCTGGTCAAAGACGTGTTCCACATGGACTGTCAGATCATCGCCGACCCGGTCTTTGGCACCCCGATGTTAGTTCCGTTTGGCAAAGGGCGTCAGGTAAAGCGTGAAGAAGCGGTCGCCCTAGCGATCGGATAATAGAGAAACGGCCAGTCACTCGATGGAGTGACTGGCCGTTTTTAGGTTGGCAGGATCGAACCAGTGCAGATCGTGCCGCAAGTTGACAACATCGCCGACGAGGATGATCGACGGGTTTTGCACCTTTTGCTCACGCGCGATCTCGGTGATCGTCTCCAAGGTGCCTTGAACGGTCACCTGCTCTGGCATCGTGCCCCAATGGATGAGTGCGACGGGCGTCTGCGGGTCGCGTCCGTGGGCGATCAATTGCTCGCAGATCAGCGGGAGATTTTTCACCCCGAGATAGAA from Tumebacillus algifaecis encodes the following:
- a CDS encoding ABC transporter ATP-binding protein, translated to MEALETKNLSLSYGEATIIDSLNLSIPKGKVTVFIGSNGCGKSTLLRSLARLLKPVSGAVLLDGEAVAKLPTKEVAKRLAILPQGPVAPEGLTVLQLVKQGRYPYQNWLQQWSEADEKMVRDALLATGMAPFAEKAVDSLSGGQRQRAWIAMTLAQGTSTILLDEPTTYLDLTHQIEVLDILFDLNRTEQRTIVMVLHDLNLACRYADHIVALSNQKVYAQGKPEEIITTDLVKDVFHMDCQIIADPVFGTPMLVPFGKGRQVKREEAVALAIG